Proteins encoded together in one Cardiocondyla obscurior isolate alpha-2009 linkage group LG07, Cobs3.1, whole genome shotgun sequence window:
- the LOC139104053 gene encoding uncharacterized protein produces the protein MAAPMRFDRNWASLISLRQNCEAACVPCRTTGANSRADISVWLKRPHLWTDLASTTFADNSFEATEDVFLTTKDVLSEWLEELEPPPTPQSSMQSTGILHDTSVLAGPRMPYIKLPPFNGTLSEWEHFRDRFTSLVIQNAGLTDFARMHYLSSSVTGSALSCISDIPVTADNFAIAWAALTKRFESRRRLVRGHFATLFGLSVVTRESAADLQALCDKVEMTVSALKQLGRTPKLLWNDFLVQLISRNLDPVSRRAWNLKSCDSDELPSYTDLITFVTNRCHALEESDHAAVIKTERAQKSLRVHATNTCTSTNACPLCKSKHYLSACSRFLASTSKIRVETVKRLKRCLNCLSATHSVADCQSQFSCRNCKKRHHSTLHVEPDAPANAETQTVAEPSPPVAAVHTSALVDVPCRERACVLLATARVTVAANSGRYVTVRALLDQGSEATFISESVAQILRAKRVRKPIAISAVGGIDAGFVRQAISITISSSSKDAPVLETTALILKSLTNYAPKGSASRDDLAHLRDLEWADPTPTRSDPIQLIIGADLYGDLLLEGLRRGRSGQPIAQNTIFGWVISGPTGSTTTRPNAISQLTALHCTSLVDLDTTIQKFWEIEEVPRSRLLVPAEKRCEDHFRETHSREANGRYVVRLPFLSPPTSSIGDSRRVAEKQLRHLQRRLQGSPDLRVEYSRFLHEYAQLSHMRRASRSSDFDCRVFIPHHPVIKSDSATTKLRVVFNASCPTSTGVSLNDLLHSGPKLQTELPAILLQWRQHRYVYTADIAKMFRQILVDERDVNYQCILWSPDSLDTVGEYQLLTVTYGMKCAPYLALRVLRCLCEDEGSRYPLAVPILRDQTYVDDVLFGDHDIAKLKSKRDQLISLLRCGHFTLRKWASNSTRLLDDIDPRDHGLACDKSISGDDAVKVLGIVWNPSSDAFRFHVNLDDSPPNSKRAVLSVIARVYDPLGLATPVTISAKILMQALWRLQSGWDAPLPENIFSSWSTLYTQLRCLGDQQIPRWTGASPGCCAELHGFSDASNCAYAASVYLKLIRPDRPATVTLLAGKSRVAPLKTLTIPRLELSAALLLSRLVVFVRETLALPAIPCHCWTDSTIALQWICSDPSRWSVFVSNRVIKIQELLPDATWHHVPTDENPSDCASRGIFGSELNDHPLWWRGPSWLTGPPDSWPVDPVVLSSEMPEAKKLTVVHATAPPPPWDLATRFELQFLINLQDRQVVLLNFATYDPLCSTCSTGFKYGLNAECRSSLIEFSAINLRLRRAVCGRALSCIRIKFLPMRRLIGNTYGRKISPTYRTAVIPGAGRTTRLVR, from the exons ATGGCGGCACCCATGCGATTTGACAG AAATTGGGCAAGCCTAATTTCACTGCGGCAAAACTGCGAAGCCGCCTGTGTTCCCTGCAGGACAACTGGAGCAAATTCCAGAGCGGACATCTCCGTCTGGTTGAAGCGGCCGCATCTGTGGACCGATCTGGCATCGACTACTTTTGCGGACAACTCTTTCGAGGCGACGGAAGACGTGTTCCTGACTACTAAGGACGTTCTAAGTGAATGGCTAGAGGAATTGGAGCCGCCGCCGACCCCTCAATCATCAATGCAGTCGACTGGTATTTTGCACGATACGTCGGTACTTGCGGGACCGCGTATGCCTTACATTAAGCTGCCGCCGTTTAATGGCACCCTATCGGAATGGGAGCATTTCCGCGATAGATTTACTTCGCTCGTTATTCAAAACGCGGGTCTTACTGATTTTGCACGTATGCACTATTTATCGTCGTCCGTTACGGGATCGGCTCTTTCTTGTATCTCTGATATTCCGGTTACTGCCGATAATTTCGCAATTGCTTGGGCTGCTCTCACGAAGCGTTTCGAGAGCCGTCGGCGTCTCGTAAGAGGTCATTTCGCTACGTTATTCGGGCTGAGCGTCGTAACGCGTGAATCGGCCGCCGATTTGCAAGCGCTTTGTGATAAAGTTGAGATGACGGTCTCGGCGTTGAAACAGTTAGGACGTACGCCGAAACTTCTTTGGAACGACTTTCTCGTCCAACTCATCTCTAGAAATCTGGACCCTGTCTCGCGAAGAGCCTGGAATCTGAAGAGCTGTGATTCGGACGAATTGCCGTCATATACGGACTTAATTACATTCGTGACCAACCGGTGTCACGCTTTGGAAGAATCCGACCATGCGGCCGTCATCAAAACAGAGCGTGCACAGAAGTCGCTCCGTGTGCACGCTACAAACACGTGTACGTCTACAAACGCGTGCCCGCTTTGTAAATCGAAACATTACTTGAGCGCCTGCTCGCGTTTTCTTGCGTCGACTTCTAAGATACGCGTTGAAACAGTCAAGCGTTTGAAACGttgtttaaattgtttgaGTGCAACGCACTCAGTTGCGGACTGCCAAAGTCAGTTTTCCTGCCGTAATTGTAAGAAACGGCATCACTCCACGTTACATGTAGAACCGGATGCGCCTGCGAACGCTGAGACGCAGACCGTTGCGGAGCCCTCGCCCCCCGTTGCGGCCGTACATACCAGCGCACTGGTAGACGTCCCGTGCCGGGAACGCGCCTGTGTACTACTCGCTACCGCTCGAGTTACCGTCGCAGCAAATTCCGGGCGTTATGTGACTGTTCGGGCACTGCTAGATCAAGGCTCCGAAGCCACATTTATTTCTGAATCCGTCGCTCAGATCCTGAGGGCTAAACGCGTCCGTAAACCCATAGCGATCTCCGCCGTCGGTGGTATAGATGCCGGTTTTGTGCGACAGGCGATCTCGATCACGATTTCGTCATCTAGTAAGGACGCCCCGGTACTTGAGACTACTGCTCTCATTCTTAAGTCGTTGACGAATTACGCGCCTAAGGGTTCAGCGTCTCGAGATGATCTGGCTCACCTCCGGGATTTAGAATGGGCTGACCCGACTCCGACGCGATCAGACCCCATTCAATTGATAATAGGCGCGGATCTATACGGAGATCTTTTGCTCGAGGGCCTTCGCAGGGGGCGTTCCGGGCAACCTATCGCTCAAAACACCATCTTCGGTTGGGTGATATCAGGACCGACAGGCTCAACGACCACGCGTCCTAACGCTATCTCGCAATTAACCGCCCTTCATTGCACGTCTCTGGTCGACCTGGACACCACAATCCAGAAATTTTGGGAGATTGAGGAGGTGCCGCGCTCCCGACTCCTCGTCCCTGCCGAGAAACGGTGCGAAGATCATTTTCGCGAGACGCATTCACGCGAGGCTAACGGGAGATATGTGGTACGTCTTCCTTTTCTATCTCCTCCCACGTCTTCGATCGGTGATTCGCGCCGGGTCGCGGAAAAACAATTGAGGCATTTGCAACGTCGTCTGCAAGGGTCCCCGGATTTACGCGTGGAATATTCACGATTCTTGCACGAATATGCGCAATTGTCTCACATGCGAAGGGCCTCGCGTTCCTCCGATTTTGATTGTCGCGTGTTTATACCTCATCACCCAGTGATCAAGTCTGACAGCGCAACAACGAAGCTTCGCGTTGTGTTTAATGCTTCGTGCCCTACGTCGACCGGTGTCTCGCTCAACGATTTGCTACATTCCGGGCCTAAACTACAGACCGAGTTACCGgctattttattacaatggcGTCAACATCGATACGTGTACACAGCTGACATAGCGAAAATGTTTCGGCAAATCCTCGTCGATGAGCGCGATGTAAACTATCAATGTATTTTGTGGAGTCCGGACTCGTTGGATACGGTGGGCGAGTACCAACTTTTGACCGTCACGTACGGAATGAAATGCGCTCCGTACTTGGCATTGCGTGTGCTCCGTTGTTTATGTGAGGACGAGGGCTCCCGTTACCCGTTGGCAGTACCAATTTTACGCGACCAAACTTACGTGGACGACGTATTGTTCGGCGATCAcgatattgcaaaattaaagtcTAAGCGTGATCAACTAATTTCGCTTCTTCGCTGTGGCCATTTCACCTTAAGAAAATGGGCGAGTAACTCCACGCGATTATTGGATGACATTGATCCACGCGACCACGGGCTTGCCTGCGACAAATCTATTTCGGGAGATGACGCCGTAAAGGTTCTTGGGATTGTGTGGAATCCATCCTCCGACGCGTTTCGCTTTCACGTCAATCTTGACGATTCTCCGCCTAATTCTAAACGCGCGGTACTGTCGGTTATCGCTCGGGTGTATGATCCCCTCGGTCTAGCTACTCCGGTCACGATTTCCGCAAAAATTTTGATGCAAGCATTATGGCGCCTCCAGTCTGGCTGGGATGCTCCACTTCCGGAGAATATTTTCTCCTCATGGAGCACTCTCTACACTCAGCTCAGATGCCTGGGAGATCAGCAGATTCCGCGCTGGACGGGAGCTTCTCCAGGTTGTTGCGCCGAATTACACGGTTTTTCGGATGCATCGAATTGCGCGTACGCCGCATCCGtgtacttaaaattaatccgCCCGGACAGGCCGGCGACCGTCACCTTACTTGCGGGCAAATCCAGGGTCGCCCCCCTCAAGACGCTCACGATACCACGCTTAGAATTATCAGCCGCTCTTTTGCTTAGTCGGCTCGTTGTTTTCGTCCGCGAAACCCTCGCGTTGCCCGCAATTCCGTGCCACTGCTGGACCGACTCCACGATAGCTCTCCAGTGGATTTGTTCCGACCCATCTCGGTGGAGCGTTTTCGTTTCTAATCGAGTCATTAAAATTCAGGAGTTACTACCCGACGCTACATGGCATCATGTGCCTACTGACGAAAATCCCTCGGATTGCGCGTCGCGCGGAATTTTCGGTTCCGAACTGAATGACCACCCGTTGTGGTGGCGAGGACCGTCGTGGCTTACGGGTCCACCCGATAGTTGGCCAGTTGATCCGGTTGTGCTTTCTTCCGAAATGCCGGaggcaaaaaaattaaccgtTGTACATGCGACAGCACCTCCTCCTCCGTGGGATCTCGCGACACG ATTTGAATTACAGTTTCTAATAAATCTTCAAGATCGACAGGTTGTCTTGTTAAATTTCGCAACCTACGACCCATTATGTTCTACGTGTTCTACGGGGTTCAAATATGGACTAAATGCAGAATGTAGAAGCAGTCTAATTGAATTTAGCGCCATAAATTTGCGATTAAGGCGTGCGGTATGCGGTCGTGCGTTATCttgtataagaataaaatttcttcctATGCGACGACTCATTGGTAACACATATGGTCGCAAAATTTCTCCTACATATCGTACCGCTGTCATTCCTGGTGCTGGTAGGACAACAAGATTAGTACGATGA